DNA from Sulfurimonas gotlandica GD1:
CTACAAAATGCCGTAACTGACGCGCTAAAATTAGAGAGAAAAAAAGATAAGATCTTGATTGAGCAATCAAGACTTGCATCTATTGGTGAGATGATAGAGCAAATAGCACATCAATGGAGACAGCCTCTAAATGACTTAGGTCTGCTAAATCAAAACCTTTACTTTAAACAACAGCTTGGTACCTTGGAAGATGATGATTTTATAAAAACCCATAATAGTATAGATAGTACTATAAAATATATGTCGGATACTATTGATGACTTTAGAAACTATTATAAAAGCGATAAAGAAGAAGAGACCTATCAACTCAGCAGTGCAATTGAGAGTATCTTATCGATCGTAAGACCAACTTTGGAACACTCTGGTATCCAAGTGACTTTAAAACTTGACTATGAAGTTAATGTCCGTAATGTTAAAAATGAGTTACAGCAAGTTCTGCTTATAATTTTAAACAACGCTAAAGATGCAATGATAATAAATGCTATAGAAGATAAGAAGATTACTATTGAAGTAACAGCTGATGAGAAAAATGCTTATATTCATATAGGTGACAATGGAGGTGGAGTTCCTGAGGATATCAAAGCAAAGATATATGACCCTTACTTCACAACTAAGTTTACAGGACAAGGAACAGGCATCGGACTTTATATGTCAAAAATCATAATTGAAAAAAATATGCACGGATATTTAAGTTTGAAAAATTTAGATGATGGAGCCTGTTTCAGTGTTAAACTTCCACTGGCATAAAAGCATAAATATCTTAAGAAAAAAGATGATATGATTACTTATAGTTATATTTAGACGTAAATACACAACTAAAATTATTGAAGGTGGGTCTAGATGGCAAAGCTACTAATAATAGAGGATTCTAAAACCCTCTGTATGGTTTTTGATGAACTGCTAAATAAATATACCAACTTTGATTTCGATATAGCCATGACCTATGAAGAGGCAAGACTGTCTCTATCCCAAACAAGATATGAGTTTGCAGTAGCTGATATGAATCTCCCAGATGCACCAAATGGCGAAATTATCGCTCTGTTAAACAAACATAATGTTGCTCCAATAGTCTTTACTGCCATATTTGATGAATCTTTTAGAGAGGGTTTTGAAACCGCTAGAATTGTAGACTATGTACTAAAAGAGCGTTTTGAAAACGTTATATATGTAATTGAAAAGCTTAAACAGCTAGAAGCCAACAAGAAAAAAACAGTACTTGTAGTTGATGACTCAGCTCTTTATGCAAATTATTTAAAACAGAATTTTATGCTTCATCATTTTAAAGTCATAAGTGCTTCTAACGGTAAAGAGGCTCTAGAAAAGTTAGAACTTCATCCAGAGATAGATTTAGTAATCACTGACTATCATATGCCAGTTATGGATGGTTTAGAGTTTGTACGAGCGATTCGTAAAAAAAGAACCAAAAAAGATCTCAGCATCATTATCTTAACCTCAGATACAAACTCCTACACAACAAGCCGTTTTTTAAAAGATGGTGCAAATGACTATATTACCAAACCTTTCTCTCGAGATGAGTTCTATTCTAGGATATATCAAAACGTAGAGACGGTAGAACTTTTTGAATCTATGCGCTCAGAGTTTAATGAAGATATAATCGCATTACTCGCAGAGGTAACAGAGTTTAAAAGTTCAGAGACTTCATCTCACATAAAACGAATCAGTGAGTATGTATATCTTCTAGCAAAGTTGCTTGGTATGTTTGATGAAGAGGCAAAGATGATATCCAAAATGTCGGTTCTTCATGACATAGGAAAAGTCACAATAGCTGATAATGTTCTATGTAAACCGGGTAAATTAACTCAAGAAGAGTTTGAACATATGAAAGCTCACACTGCTAATGGTAAAAAACTACTAGAGAGAGCATTTAACAGTGATCCTAAAGTTAGTAAAGTTGCACAGGAAATAGCGATGCACCATCATGAAAAATGGGATGGAAGCGGTTACCCTGATGGACTAAAAGGAGAAGAGATACCTGTTCATGCGAGGATAGTTGGTTTGGTTGATGTCTTTGATGCTTTAGTTAATAGAAGAGTATATAAGGACCCATGGACATTAGACGACACTCTCTCATATATTGAAAATAATGCAGGTACACATTTTGATCCTAAAATCGTAAAGCTATTTCTTTTAAATATAGGATGTTTTATAAATGTTGTAAATAAGTATGAAGATGAAGAATCCAAAGCTACATTTTGTAAAGTTAGCCCTATCTAGTAATTTAGTGTAGTATAATAATCCCATGTTTTTAAATACCAGACGTACTTTTTTAAAATGTACTGCCTTTAGCACTACTGCCCTTATTCTTCCTCACACAAAACTCTTTGCATCTGCAACCATACTCGATACTCTAGCCTTGGCTCAAAGAGATTTGTATGGAGACTTAGAGAGTGCTCCAGGCTTTAAAGAGATAAATTCTAGAGCATATTTGAGTCTCATCTTAACTCACTCTCGCATTGGTGAAGATTCAAAAAAGTTCATAACAAATGGTGCTACTTGGTTAGAAGAAGAAGCGCAAACACTTTATAAAACCCCATATACTTCTCTAAGCTATGATGAACGTCAAAAAACTCTAGAGTCTACAGCTACATACAAGTGGGGAGAATCATGGATAGATGCGATGCTTAGGTTTATATACGAAGCAGTTTTAGGTGATCCTATCTATGGTATTAACAAAGACTCAAGCGGATGGAAGTGGTTAAATCATGTCTCAGGTCTGCCTCGTCCAAAGGAGCCTCTACTATGAAGTATGATGTCTGTATAGTCGGAAGCGGAGCAGGTGCATCTCCCATAGCGTATGAGTTGTCAAACGCTGGATTTAATGTAGTAGTTTTAGAAAAAGGAAAGTACTACAAAGAAGAAGACTTCTCAAAAGATGAACTTGCAGTCTCACGTAGAGATAAGTTTACGCCTCTGCTTAAAGATGAACAGCATGTTATAAACACTAGGGAAGAAGATGGAAGCATGGAGAGATATGAAGGTGCTAAAAGCGGTTGGAACTTTTGGAATGGTTCTATGGTCGGAGGCTCATCAAATCTTATGAGTGGATATTTTCATAAGATGCAAAAAAATGACTTTAGACTCAAAAGTGCTTATGGAGAGATAGAGGGAGCAAATGTTGTTGACTGGCCAATCTCACTTGAAGATTTAGATCCATACTATGAGAAAGTTAAAATGGTTGTTGGAGTATCAGGTGATGAGATGCCATACAGACCATTGGAAGTAAATGGTGCAACAAAATGGTTTGACAAGAGCTGTAAAGAGTTAGGTTATAAAAGTTTTGCAACTCCTAGAGCCATACTTTCAAGCCCAGCATTAGGTAGGAACAGTTGTTCATATAGTGATTTTTGTGGAAGTTACGGCTGTGCAACTGGGGCGAAGGGAAGTGCAAGAGCAGCTCTGCTTCAAAAGTGTGATGCCAAGATAATCAGCGAAGCATTTGTATACAGACTAGATAGTGATGAGAGTAAAATCACTAAAGCACACTACTATGACAAAGATATGAAAAGCCACTCTATAGATGCTAAAATATTTGTAGTAGCTTCTCAGGCTATAGAGAGTTCAAGACTACTTTTAAACTCTAAAAATAAGCACTTTCCTAATGGTCTGGCAAATAGCTCAGGGCAAGTTGGAAAGAACTTGATTTTCTCAGGTGGTGGTGCAGGAACAGGTCGTCTAAACAAAGAAGACTTTAGCGAAGAAGAGTTTAAAGAACTTATGACTCCCGGACTCTTTTTTAACCGCTCACTTCAAGATTGGTATGAGTATGAAAAGGGTGGTAAAAAGTATAAGGGTGGAACCATAGACTTTTTGTTTGAACACTCAAATATTATCTCGCGTGCATCTAGAGAGTTCTACGATAATGATGGCAATATCATGTGGGGTAAAAAACTCCAAGAGAAGATTCACAACACCCTTACAACTTCAAGAGTTTTGACATTTGAAGTATTTAACGACTGGCTGCCGACTGACTACACATATGTGAGCATCGATGATAAGGTAAAAGATAAATACGGTGTAGCAGTTGGAGCTATAAATCTTTATGGACATAAAAGAGATGTTGAGGTTGGAGAGCATCTGGCATCTATGGCTGAGAAGATTTTAGAGAAAATGGGAGCTACCGAGATATCTATCGGAATCTCAAGTTCACCACCACCAAACTTAGTCGCAGGTGGTTGTCGTTTTGGTCGTGATGCTAAGAACTCAGTGCTTGACAAAAACTGTAAGGCACATGACTTAGAGAACCTCTACGTCACAGATGCCAGCTTTATGCCAACGGGTGGAAGCGTCCCATACACATGGACAATCTATGCAAACTCATTTAGAGTTGCAGATCATCTTCTTAAAATAATGTAAATCTAAAGTGTGTAAAGCTTAAAACCTCTTCCATATCTTTTATGACTTTCTCCATTATAACGCCTTCTCTTCTTCCAGAGAAGAGTCTAGCCATAACATAACCGTTACTTAGTCCGATGATAACACGACCGTCACTCTTTTCATAAACTGAGATGCTAAGAGGCATTTTAGTAGCCATTATTTTACTTTCATCTGCACTTAGCATCTCTGCAGCGTATTTAGCATTACAGAACTTGATAATCTTTACTTTGCCAATATCAGCTGCGCCATGGTTGATAATCTCTTCTTGCTGATTTATAACGTTTGTTACATGCCAGCCATCTTGTTTGTTGATTCTACTTTTAATAAGTTCAACTGTTTTGTCAAACTCGTATGAAGATTTTACTTCTTTTAAAAGCATAGTCGGAGCAGCAATTTTAAAGCCTATGCCCATAACAAATATACTAAAAACTAAACCTAAGATTGCGCCTACTAAAATTGATAACTTATTCATTATTCTTCCTCTGAAATACAGATGCTTTTAGCTCTGTATGCTTGTATAGTTTTGAAGGCAACAAAGCCAACGACCAACGTTGTAAGAGCTATTAAACTCATAGATGCCAGATATGTAAAGGTGTTGTGAAATATCATCTGCATCATAAGTGTTGCTATTGTTATGGCTGCAAGTGGAAAGGCGTATGCCCACCATGAGATGTAAAAAACCTTTGTGTCATACATCCTCATCATAAACAAAAGCAGTAAAAGCGTAAAGAGTGCAATGAAATATAAAAACATTGCAAACATATCTATAGAGCCGTTAGTGATTCTGAGATAACTAACAAACCCAACAGCAGGTGGTGCTATAAATATGAAAAAAGTCGGTACAAGCTTTTGTGCTAGTGGATGATGAAAGATGATTCTATTCATAGTGATAGTAAAAAGAACTATCCAAAAAAACATCCCAAGTGAGAAGAAAAACAGCGATACATAAACAGGTGCGGCTTCAACTCCTATAATGGGAACTAAAACATTACCTACGATAGGGATGAACCACGCAGGATTACTGTGTACTACTTTTAGCTCGTTGTGTATCCAGTATCTGATAACTATCAGTGTAAATGCTAACTGAAGAGGTGCACCGATGTACCATAGAAGAATGGATAGTGTCGGAGCAAAATCATAGTAGGCAATTGATAGTAGTAAAAAACTAATAGAGATTGCAGCCATGAAAGAACTTTTAATGGGATGGTAAAACTCTTTTTTTACTGCATCTGTATAGTGAAGTAGTTTAAGCATGTAGGCTGTAAAGATTGCTAAAAACACAACTGTATCTATGAAAAGTATAGTCGCATATAACCAGTAAGAGAAGTCTAGAAGATGATAGGCTTTTGCAAAAACTATTGCAAAGCCTGAAAGCCCCATAACTATAGCAAAGAGCTGTACAGGAAAATGTTCTAGTGATCTTTTGTTAAATGGCATTGCAGTTTCCATTTTATTCCTTTGGCAAAAATTTGATTGAATTATAATATATATATTGTTAAGTTATAATAAATATAGCAGAGAGCATAGATTTAAAAACTATTATAAAAATTATTGTAGAATTGCGCTATTAAAACAAAAAAGGATATTTATGGCTTACGCAACAGCAAGACATATTTTAGTAGCAAGTGAAGACGAGTGTAATACTTTAAAAGCAGAAATAGAAAATGGAGCTTCATTTGAAAGCGTAGCGCAAGCTCATTCTCAGTGTCCATCTGGTGCGCAAGGTGGAGATTTAGGTCAGTTTGGTCCAGGTCAAATGGTTCCTGAATTTGATAAAGCTGTATTTAGCGGTGATGTTGGTGTTCTTTATGGCCCTATCCAGACACAGTTTGGTTACCACCTTCTAGAAGTAACAAGCAGAGGTTAATGATTATGGTAAAAGTAAGTGCTATCCAGATGCAAATGAGTGATGACAGAGATTCTAATGTCTCAAAGGCAGAAGCCCTAGTTCGTGAGTCTCACGCAAACGGTGCACAAATCATACTTTTACCAGAACTTTTTTCATCCCTTTACTTTTGTAAAGATATGGATGAAAAGTACTTTTCTTTAGCTCAAGAGTTAAAAAACAACTCACTAATAGAACGCTTTTCACAACTTGCTAAAGAGTTAAGTGTGGTTATATTAGTAAGTTATTTTGAAAAGAGCGAAGAAGATTATTTTAACTCTTTAGTAGTCGTAGATGCATCTGGAAAAATTATGGATAATTACCGTAAAACTCACATACCTGACGGTCCAGGATATGAAGAAAAATTCTACTTCAAACCTGGAGATACAGGCTTTAAAGTTTATGACACAGCTTATGGGAAAATTGGTATTGGCATCTGCTGGGATCAGTGGTTTTGTGAAACAGCTAGAGCTTTGACACTTATGGGCGCTGAGATTATTTTCTATCCTACTGCCATAGGAAGTGAGCCTGAGATTCATCTTGACTCAAAAGAGCATTGGCAACGTGTTCAGATGGGACATGCAGCAACAAATACAGTTCCAGTTGTAGTAGCAAACAGAATAGGAGAAGAAGTTGGCGAGAGTTGCTCTTTGACTTTTTACGGTTCATCATTTATAACTGACTATACTGGTACAAAAATCGCCGAAGCATCTAGAGATAAAGAAGAGATCATTTACGCTGACTTTGATTTGGAAGATAACGCCAAACAAAGAGAGTATTGGGGACTTATAAGAGATAGAAAACCAAAAGCGTATAAGATTTTATGCGAATAATTACTACTTTTTAGAGTTTAGCTTATCTAGTTTTTTAGTGGCTTTTTCTATGTACAAAGAGATTATGTCAAGCTCTTCTTGGAGCTGAATAAGTTTTTCACTATCTGACTCTTTCTCAATATCTTCAGTAAGTTTTATTTCTCGTAATTCTAATTTTTCAATTAGATGTTTTATAGACTTCTTCTTTCCAGAAGCTTCGTGATTCTCGAGGTTCAGAGACTTTACTACATTAGCGATAAATTTTTTAACACCCATTGTAAATCCTATTATGAATATTTTGAACTTGCATCTTAACCTATGATGATGACAAGAGTATTACACTTTTATTATTAAATAATATTAATTGGAACTTTTTTTGCTTTTAAATGTGAAAATATCTCAATAAAGGTAGGTCTATGGAAATTGTACTTCGCAATAATCTTATTCTTATCACTACAGGATTTGATACTTTAAATACTTCCTGGATGAAAGATTTTCTAAATCATCACGCAAGAGGTATGCTCTTTTTACCAAAGGCAGTACTAGTATTTAGAAATGAAACTCTCACTGAAGTAAGAGAAGAATTTTTACACGAACTCTCTCAACACCATGCAAAAACGCATGACTTTGACCATAAATTTTTTCTTCGTTCAATGCTAAAGTATGGAACACAACCCATAAAAATAGAACTAGAAAAACTTGAAGACCCCCAAACTATAAAAGTAAATCTTTATGCTTATGATAAAAATACCGTTTTGATTTCGCTTGATCAGCCTAATCTATGGGTACTAAACTATTTGCGTTCACAGTTAGAAGTTTATGTGGAGAGAGGAACTGATATCTCCTTAGTTGTAGATGTTAGTGACTATAAAGCAAAGTCCAGATTAGAACGCGCACTCAACAAAAGACATATTTTGCATTACCAGATTCAGTATAGTTATGACAATCGTTTTATGAGTAAACTTTACAGTGATTTTGCTAATTATAGTTTTGGCGACCTTTGTAAAGATCAAGATGACAATAGCAATACGCATCTTTATACAGTTCTAGAATGTCCGGTTGGAGCAAGTCAAGATGCACTCAAAAAGAGTTATAAAAAACTAGCAAAAGTCTATCATCCTGACAAGATTATACACGAGAATCCAAATATGATAAAGCACTACACGCAAAAGTTTCAACTTCTGCAAGAGGCATATACGGCACTTCGAATAGTAAGTTAATGATTGGAGCTAAACAAGTTATCTAAAAGTTCACTGTTTGAAGTATTTTTTACAAGTGCTTTAAAGTCCTCGCAACTATAGAGTGCTAAGTCTTTACCTTCCATTTGTTTCAACTCTTTTGAGAACCCTCTTTTTGAAAATAAAATCACTTGAGAAGGCTCAATATCGAGCTTTTCGCACTTTTCTTCAAGTTTATGTAACTCACTTTTGTTTACTTGATGGTTAGTCCATTTACATTCAGCTACATAAACTCTCTCATCGTCCGTAACAGTAAGTATATCTATCTCTACGTTAGCATCCCAGTAACTTCCAGAACTTAAAATCTGGGCATCTCTTAGGTTGTAGTTTAAGAGTACTTCTGAGAGTTCTTCAAAAACTAAGCTTGTATAACTGTTTTGCTTACTCTCAAAGTTTTTAAATAATTTATCATAATCACCATTTCTAATCTCTCTAATATGAGGGTAGATAAAATAAAACCAGAATCTTATAAACGGATATGTAAAAAGAACTTTATGAGAGATTCTATGACGTGCTATTTCTTTTTTTAGTTTACCTTTAGGGTTTAGACTTTTGGCAGGTTCTTCTCTTGAGTATTCTATTTGTATGAGACCTTTTTCCTGTAGAAAATTTAGTGCGCCTCCACCATTTCCATTGTTTAGTCCTGCACGTTTAAAAGCAGAAAATATTCTTCTATCTCCAACAGCAAGGGCAGTTAAGAGCCTTTTGTTATTTGTATCATTCAGTGTCAGTTGTTCTATTTTTTCATTGAGTGAATCAAAATTTTGAAGTATATGCTCTTCTATAAGAAAGGTTGTTGGTTTGGCCGTGTCTATCTCTAAGCCGAGACCACCGAAGATGGCAAAGTACTCGATTTGAATCTCCATATCATCAGGAAAGTTTCTAAAATAAAATGAACGAAATTGTTCTAATAGTTTTGTATTTGTCATTAAGTATATTTTATCATAAAATTATTACCTAAAGTTCACTCCCCCATTTGAGTGCATCTATGCCATACTTTTCTCTTAGGATTTGTGTATTTTCTGTTAGTCTTTTCATTTTCTGTTCATCAGCAAAGCCTATGAGTGACAGCTCTTTTTTAGTGTCTCTTGTGAAGCTTGAGCAGTTTATGCTCAGTCTTATGACATGTAGTCTTCTTTGGTTGTCTGCTTCATTAAAAAGGCTAAGACAAAGAGAGTCAAACTTTTTCTCTGTAAAAATCTCAGCTAGAGAGATGTTTTTATGTGAGCTTTGGCTCATCTCATAAGAGATGCTAAGATGAAAAACTGTCGGAATGACATTTAGTTTTAAAATGGCAAAACTAAGATGGCGCGCGAGTATGTGAACTCTTCGTCTAAGTTCAGCTCTGTCATGAAGTGCATCAAAGGTACGAGAGATGCCAATAGACTTCCTTCTGTGAGTTGTCTCAATGGGAGCATCTGCAAGCCCACTTACTCTTTTGTATAACTCTTTTGCATATGGACTCCATGATTCAACTGTTCCACGTCTTTTCTTTAAATCTCCTAATGTGTGAATCTGTGCCGAGCGCAGTCTCTCCCTCATACTTCGTCCGATTCCTGCAAACTCTCCAACAGGAATATTTTGTATGAACGCGTCTAGTTCGTATGGATAAATTGTTTTGCATCCAAAAGGTTTAGCGGCAGTTGTTGCCAGCTTTGCAATGTAGCGAGTTTTTGCAGCTCCTATGGATACCGGAAGTTTTATAACTCGTTTTATTTCATGTCTCAGGTTGTCTATGAATTGCTCTACTTCATCATCTTCCACCCAGCCAGATAAATCTCCATAAAACTCATCAATGCTTGCCTGTTCTACAAGAGGGATGCGAGATTGTAAAAACTCATGAAGTTCATGTGAGAGCTTTTGATACAGAGACATATTTGGTGCTTTTATGATTAAGTGAGGGCAAAGTCCAAGAGCATCTTTTATATTCATGGCAGTCTTCACTCCATAAGCTCTGGCTTCATAAGAAGAGGTTGTAAGGATACCTCGAACTCTCCCGTCATCATCTTTAAATGCATCTAAATCATCATCACTCTCTTCATAAGCTTTGTAAAAAGTCGGTACAAAAGAGCCTGAATTTTCAAAGTTTACAGTCTGCTTTTTAGCGTCATTGTTGAAGATTTTAGTATCACTTCTTCCTCCAATGGCAACTGCTTTATGCTCAAGTGATGGATCTTTTATGCGTGCAGCACTTACAAAAAAGCAATCTATATCTATATGGATTTTCATTTTTTAATTATATATAAATTTTATTGCATCTATAAAAAGTATGACAGATTGAAAATAAATTTCTTGCTATAATCATGTTCATGAAATATTTACTAATAGCATTAGCTCTTTTATTAACTGCTTGTAGTACAAAAAACTATGAAGTAACACAGACAAAAATCATCATCATAAAGTCACCAAAACTAAAATTTGCAGATGTTGGTTACATTAGAAACTCCGAAAAATCAATTGAGTTGGAACTTTTTGTCGCTGGAAAAGCAATAGAGAAAATAACTATAAACCATCTTATTTGCACAGGTGAAGGCTGTATGACAAAGGGCAGTTTTAATAAAGACTATCTAAATGATGCATACCCATCGGAAATACTACAAAATATACTTCTTGGGCGTGAGATATATAATGGTAAAAATAGAGTTCAGACTTCTGAAGGTTTTGAGCAAAATATAGAAGACGAAAATGTAAATATAACTTATAGAGTGAGTACAAACGTAACATTTTTTAAAGATAGAAAAAACAAAATAATATTTAAAATCAAGGATACAAAATGAGTAATAAATTTGTAGGAGCACACTGTTCAGCTAGCGGAGGTGTTTACAATGCCGTAGCAAACGCTCAAAAGATAGGGGCTAAGGCTTTTGCACTATTTACAAAAAACCAAAGACAATGGGTTGCAAAAGATCTAGATTCTGAGACTATAGATAAGTTTAAAAGAGCACTTGATGATAGTGGCATACTTCCAAAGCATGTGTTACCACATGACTCATATCTTATAAATCTTGGTCATCCTGAAGCTGATAAACTTGAAAAATCAAGAGAAGCATTTGTAGATGAGCTTCAAAGATGTGAACAGCTTGGACTTGATAGACTAAACTTCCACCCGGGAAGCCATCTTAAGCTCATAAGTGAAGATGAGTGTCTCAGTATAATCTCTGAGTCAATCAATATGGCTCTTGATAAAACAAGCGGAGTTAAAGCTGTTATAGAAAATACAGCGGGACAGGGAAGTAACCTTGGATATACTTTTGAGCAATTAGCACAAATAATAGATAAAGTAGAAGACAAAAGTAGAGTCGGCATCTGTATAGACACTTGTCACATGTTTGTAGCAGGTTATGATATAAGAACAAGAGAAGCTTATGATAAAACATGGGATGATTTTGGAAAGATTGTAGGTTTTAACTACCTAATGGGTATGCATATTAACGATTCAAAGCCGCCACTGGGTTCAAAAAAAGATAGGCACCATTCAATTGGAGAAGGTGAGATTGGTCTAGATGCTTTTAGATTTTTGATGAATGATGAGAGAATGAATGATATCCCCCTAGTGCTTGAAACAATTGATGAAAGCATCTGGAAACAGGAGATAGAACTTCTTTACTCTTTTGAAAATTAAGCTAAATTTATGTAACATTGAGCAGACATTTAAGGAAAAAATAAATGAAAAGAGTACTTTCATTATCGTTAATCGCAAGCTCAATGTTGATGGCTGGTGGATATAAAATCCCAGAGACTTCACTTAATGGAGTTGCTCTAAGTGCTGCAAACATTGCACATAACAAGAGTGCAGATGCAGCTTACTACAATCCTGCCAATATGGTTTTTATGGAAGATAAAAACAACATTGAGCTTGACTTGACTTATATTGGGCTTGATCCAGTTAGCTATAATGGAAAAGTTACTGCTACAAATGTTGATTTAGATTCAGAACGTGAATCATTTATTGTCCCTACAATTCACTATGTATCAGGTAAGGCAGGTGAAGCTCGTATAGGACTTAGCATAGTTTCTCCTGGTGGATTATCCAAGAGATGGACAGAGTCTCCTGCAAGCAAAAGTGCTGAAGAATTTACTCTCAAAGTTATAGAGATTAATCCAACATTTGCTATTCCTGTGGGTGAGAAAGTAGCACTAGCATTTGGATTTAGAATCGTTCATTCTGAGGGTGTAGTAAAAGCTACTCCTTCTCCTGGAGCAGTTTATCAAGATATGACAGGTGATTCTATAGATTATGGTTATAATTTAGCACTAGCTTATAAGCCGACTTCAGATATTGATGTAGCGTTAACTTACCGCTCACAAGTTAACTTAACTGTAGAGGGAAGTGCAGACTTATATTATGCTCCAGGTGGATTAGTACCAAAAGGTAATTATGAAGCAAGTGTTAACATACCGCTTCCAGCAACAGCCTCAGCAGCATTAGCATATACGCTTCCTTCAAAAACAACAGTTGAGTTTGTGTATGAAAGAAATATGTGGTCTGCATATAAGAATCTTGATTTTGATTATACAAATGCTTCAGCAGAAGCTGTATTTGGTACTTCAAAATCTAAAGATTGGAAAGATACAAACGCATTTCGTTTAGGTTTGACTCAAGAGCTAGACAATATGACTCTAATGGCTGGTATGGTGTATG
Protein-coding regions in this window:
- a CDS encoding OmpP1/FadL family transporter, with the protein product MKRVLSLSLIASSMLMAGGYKIPETSLNGVALSAANIAHNKSADAAYYNPANMVFMEDKNNIELDLTYIGLDPVSYNGKVTATNVDLDSERESFIVPTIHYVSGKAGEARIGLSIVSPGGLSKRWTESPASKSAEEFTLKVIEINPTFAIPVGEKVALAFGFRIVHSEGVVKATPSPGAVYQDMTGDSIDYGYNLALAYKPTSDIDVALTYRSQVNLTVEGSADLYYAPGGLVPKGNYEASVNIPLPATASAALAYTLPSKTTVEFVYERNMWSAYKNLDFDYTNASAEAVFGTSKSKDWKDTNAFRLGLTQELDNMTLMAGMVYDESPVPSKTLGFELPDSNSLSVSLGGRYEINDKIEVGLSALYSMRETRKIETNDANDNNLVGEFTNANVLMISTGVSYKF
- the nfo gene encoding deoxyribonuclease IV gives rise to the protein MSNKFVGAHCSASGGVYNAVANAQKIGAKAFALFTKNQRQWVAKDLDSETIDKFKRALDDSGILPKHVLPHDSYLINLGHPEADKLEKSREAFVDELQRCEQLGLDRLNFHPGSHLKLISEDECLSIISESINMALDKTSGVKAVIENTAGQGSNLGYTFEQLAQIIDKVEDKSRVGICIDTCHMFVAGYDIRTREAYDKTWDDFGKIVGFNYLMGMHINDSKPPLGSKKDRHHSIGEGEIGLDAFRFLMNDERMNDIPLVLETIDESIWKQEIELLYSFEN
- a CDS encoding Y-family DNA polymerase, whose amino-acid sequence is MKIHIDIDCFFVSAARIKDPSLEHKAVAIGGRSDTKIFNNDAKKQTVNFENSGSFVPTFYKAYEESDDDLDAFKDDDGRVRGILTTSSYEARAYGVKTAMNIKDALGLCPHLIIKAPNMSLYQKLSHELHEFLQSRIPLVEQASIDEFYGDLSGWVEDDEVEQFIDNLRHEIKRVIKLPVSIGAAKTRYIAKLATTAAKPFGCKTIYPYELDAFIQNIPVGEFAGIGRSMRERLRSAQIHTLGDLKKRRGTVESWSPYAKELYKRVSGLADAPIETTHRRKSIGISRTFDALHDRAELRRRVHILARHLSFAILKLNVIPTVFHLSISYEMSQSSHKNISLAEIFTEKKFDSLCLSLFNEADNQRRLHVIRLSINCSSFTRDTKKELSLIGFADEQKMKRLTENTQILREKYGIDALKWGSEL
- a CDS encoding DUF234 domain-containing protein encodes the protein MTNTKLLEQFRSFYFRNFPDDMEIQIEYFAIFGGLGLEIDTAKPTTFLIEEHILQNFDSLNEKIEQLTLNDTNNKRLLTALAVGDRRIFSAFKRAGLNNGNGGGALNFLQEKGLIQIEYSREEPAKSLNPKGKLKKEIARHRISHKVLFTYPFIRFWFYFIYPHIREIRNGDYDKLFKNFESKQNSYTSLVFEELSEVLLNYNLRDAQILSSGSYWDANVEIDILTVTDDERVYVAECKWTNHQVNKSELHKLEEKCEKLDIEPSQVILFSKRGFSKELKQMEGKDLALYSCEDFKALVKNTSNSELLDNLFSSNH